Within Halobacterium jilantaiense, the genomic segment GTCCACTCCGGTGACTGCCAGCACCTCCGGCCGGCGGAGTAGCCATTACTCGACCGTTCTCGACATTTTCAGCGCGTCGGGCGATAGCTCGGCGTAGTGCGCGATGCTCTCGAAGTGGTCGAGGGCGAGGGCGCGCTCCGGACTGGGTCGGTCGTCGCCGAAGGCGTCCCGGACGAACAGCCTCGCGACGGCCGCCTCGCGGGCGTCCCCAGCCGCCAGTCTGTCGGCGGCGAGCGCGAGCAGGGCGCTGGCGGCGACCACGTCGTAGGCGTAGTCCGCGAGCGCCTTCGCGTCGTGCTGGGCGCGGTCGCGGTCCGCGCCCGCGACGGCCGCCATAGACTCCCGGAGCCCGTCTCGCTCGCTGCTGACTCGGCTCACCAGGTCGGCGAGTCGGCTGTCGCGCGCGGCGTCGAGATTCTCGTCCACGCGAGCCAGGAGCGCGTCGGCGGCACCCTCGCGTTCGAGCGCGCGCAGGAGGTCGAGCGCGAGCACGTTCGACGGCCCCTCCCAGATGGGCAGCACCTGTGCGTCCCGGAGCAGGCGCTCGGTGACGTAGTCGGCGACGTAGCCGTCGCCGCCCCGAATCTCCATCGCGTAGGAGGTGGCGTCGACGGCCAGCCGGCCGGTGCGGTACTTCGCGATGGGGACGAGTCCGCGCATGAGCGCGCGAGCGTCGGCGTCTCCCTCGTCCCGCTCGGCGGCGTCGAGCGCGTGGGCGGCTTCCAGCGTGACGGCGACCATGCCCTCGTAGCGGGCGGTCCACTCGGCGAGGTCGCGCCGCATCAGGGGGTGGCCGTCGAGCGCACGCCCGAAGGCCGCCCGGTCGGCGGCGTGGGTCTTGGCTTCGAGGAGTGCGCGGCCCGTGACGCCGACCGCGCCCGCGGCGTTCGCGACGCGCTCGAAGTTCAGCATCGTGGTCATCTGCCGGAAGCCGTTCTCGGGCTCGCCGACGAGGTAGCCGGTCGCGCCCGTCAGCTCGACCTCGCCGGTGGGCACCGTCTCGGTGCCGAGTTTGTCCTTCAGCCGGCGGTACGTCTGGTCGTTCAGGCTGCCGTCGGGGAGCGTGTGCGGCACGAGGAACAGCGAGAGGCCGTCGGTCCCCTCGGGGGCGTCCTCGCGGCGGGCGAGCACGAGCGTCCCCTCCGCGTCCACGTTCGAGCAGAACCACTTCTCGCCGGCGAGCCGGTACGTGCCGTCGTCTGCCTCGACGGCGGTCGTCTCGTTGCGCCCGACGTCGCTGCCGCCCTGCTTCTCCGTGAGGAACATCGCGCCCTCGATGGCGTCCCCGTGGTCCCGGGCGACCAGCCGGTCGAAGTAGTCTCGGAGGACGTCGGGCTGGGGGCTGTGGTCGGCGTAGGTGTCGAGGACGAGCGCGGCACCCGCGGTCATCGACACCGGGCACGCGAACCCGATGTCGGTGTACGCCAGCAGCGCCTGTGCGGTCAGCGAGTACGCGATACCGGGCGCGTCCTCGCGGTCGTCGGGCGCGGTGAAGGCGTCCGCGACGACGCCGAACTCGTAGGTCAGTCGGTCGTTCTCGTGCTGGGCGGGGTGGTAGGTGACGTCGTTCGCTCGCTCGCCCCGGCGGTCGTAGGTGTCCAGTGTCGGCGGGTTCGCGTTCGCCACGTCGGCGTTGTCCGCGACTGTCTCCCCGACGATTCGCCCCCAGTCGTCGAGGCGGTCGTCGACCCACGGCCAGTCGGCGTCGTCGGTCAGTCGACGAGCGTGGCGTCGCAGGGTCGGGTCCCACTGCCAGTAGTTGCAGTCCCGACCCTCGTCGAGACTGCCGTAGTCGAGACTGTCCATGCGAACTGTTGCCGGGCCGTCGTGCTTGAAGGTTCGCCCGCTACTCGTCGACGCGAACCGTCAGCACGGGCACCGTCGAGGACCGCACGACTTTCTCGGCGACGCTCCCGAGCAGGAGGCGGTCGATGCCGCCCCGGCCGTGTGTCCCCATCACGACGAGGTCGCAGTCCTCGTCCTCGGCGTACCGCACGATTTCACGCGCGGGGTTGCCGTCCGCGAGCTCCCGCTCCGCGTCGACGCCGTGGTCCTCGGCGACGGCGGCGACGTCGTCGAGCGCCGTCGACCCCTCCTCGCTCAGCATCGCGGAGACGTTCTCCCAGGAGGAGTCCATCGGCAGCCCCGCGAAACTCGCGGAGTTCACGACGTAGAGCGCGTGAATCGTCGCGCCATGCTCGGCGGCCAGATCGACGGCCTGCTGGACGGCCTCTATCGTCGCGTCGGAGCCGTCCGTCGGCACGAGGATGCGCTCGTAGCGACCCATCGTGTGGTAGTTCTCGCGGTGGTGTGTTAAGTCTTCAGGGGGAGACGACCCGCTTCACGTCGGCGGCACCCGCCCGCCGGACGGCCGCGCGAACGGCGTCCCGGTAGCCCGCGAGGTTGTGCGAGTCGCCGTCCAGCACCACGAGCCGCGCCTCGCGGCCGGCCTCGATGGTGCCGTAGTTCGCGTCCAGCAGTTCAGCGCCCGCCCGCGTCGCCATCCGCAGCACGTCGACGGCGTCGACGTCGAAGCGTTTGGCCGCGAACGCCATCTCGCGGAACATCGACGGCGAGTTCAGGAAGACGTTGTCGGTGCCCAGCGCCACCGTCGTGCGCTCCAGCAGCTCCTCGACCGGCGGGAGCCCGACGTCCGTGACGAGGTTCGAGCGCGGGCAGACGGCGACCGGAATCCCGCTGTCCTCCACGCGGTCGAGGTGGAGCGGTTCGGCGTGGACCATGTGGACGAGGATGTCGGGGTCGAGGTCCAGCGCGGGGTTGATGTCGCTCTCGTCGACCTCGCCGGCGTGGATGGCGAACGGCTTGCCGGCCTCCCGGGCCGCCGTGCGCTCCCGCCCGAACTCGCCGTCGCCCGCGCCGCTCGCACCGTAGCCGTCAGCGACGTCGAGGACTTCGGGGTCGCCGCGGCCGAAGACCACGGAGTCGACGTCGACGCCCTCGCCGGCCTCCCGGATGGCGCGCACGCCGTCGCTGCCGCCCTCCCGGAACTCCAGGTGGCTAGTCGTGCCGGTGTCGGCCATGAACGCCAGCGACCGCCGCATCGCCGCGACGAGGTCGTCGCGGTCGGCCTCCCGGAGCAGCCGGTGTTTCAGACCGTCCGGCGGCGCGACGAGCTCTTCCAGCGAGAGCCCGCGGCCGGCCTCCTTCGCAATCGAATCGCCGGTGTGGGTGTGGGCGTTGACGAACGCCGGCAGCACGATGTCGTCGCTGTCGACGCGCTCCTCGTCCAGCCGCACGACCTCGCCGTCCTCGACGACGAGTGTCCCCTGCACGGGCTCGAAGTCGTCGCCCCAGAGAACCGTTCCGGAGAGTTCCATGTCCGCTCGTCTCGCTGCGAGCCCGTAAGCTTACTCGAAGCGGCTCCGCCTCACTCGAAGTCCTGGAGGCTCGCGTACCGCCCGGGCGTACTGACCTCGCTGACGAGCGCGCCCTCCGTCTCCAGGCCGAGGACGCGTTCGGCGGCCTGCCCGACGGCCTCGACGTGCTCGGCGGGCGCGTAGACGCCGAGCCGCCACTGCTCGCGCTGGGCGAGCCGGAGCGCGTTCACGAGCGTGGACTGCTCGTGGAGCCGCCGCACCTCGCCGTTCACGAGGACGCCCGTGGAGGACTCCCGCATCGAGGGCTCGCCCTGCACGTCGACGACGACGCTGGACTCGGGGACGCTCGCGTCCGCGGCGATGTCCCGCTCGAAGTCCCGGACTGTCTCGTGGTCCGCGCCGACGACGGCCTCGTCGACGTCGCCGAGCTCCGCCCAGACGGCGCGCTTGTAGAGGTCGCGCTCGGAGAGCCGGCGCGCGATGTCCCCGGCACCGTCGTGGCTGCGGAGCGCGACGACGAGGTCGTGGTCGTCCATCCGGCGGAGTCCGCTGGCGGTCGCGTCGGTCTCGGCCAGGAAGTCCTCGGTCGCCCGCCGCAGCATCGACTTCGAGATGCGGGCGACGTGGTGGCTGTAGACGGTGGGGTTCATCAGGGCGCGCGCCAGCAGCAGGCTCTCCGCGGTCTGGACGTTCCCCTCGCCGAGCACGAGGTCGCCGTCGATGAACGTGAGTTCTCGGACGAGCCGGCCGGTGTCGATGGTGCCGTAGGGGACGCCGGTGTGGTGGGCGTCCCGCACGAGGTAGTCCATCCGGTCGACGTCCAGCTCTCCCGCGACGAGCTGCGCGAGTTCGCCCTCGCCGGCGACCAAGTCGGCGATGGTCTCGGGGTCGATGTCGTGGGCCGCGAGCACGTCGGCGACCCGCCCCGAGGCGAGCAGGTCGTCGACGTCGTCGTGGCGTTTCCCGGTGTGGCGTTCGACGACGCCCTCGACGTTGTGGCTGAACGGACAGTGGCCGATGTCGTGGAGGATGGCGGCGGCGCGCACGCGCTCCGCGCGCTTGCCGGCGATGCCGAGGTGGCCGAGCGCGCGGTCGGCGAGGTGGTAGACGCCCAGCGAGTGCTCGAAGCGCGTGTGGTTCGCCGACGGGTAGACGAGGTGGACTGTCCCGAGTTGCTTGACGTTCCGCAGCCGCTGGACGGGCGGCGTGTCGAGGAGCGCGGCCGCGACGCCCTCGACCTCGATGTGGTCGTGGACGCTGTCCTTGATGGTCGTCATTGGCTGGGCGTTGGTCGCTCTCCGGTATAAACTCGTGTCACCGGCCTCGGGAACTATGACGGCGGCGACACCAACAGCCGACGTGTCCCGCACGGCCCCTGTCCTCCTAGCAGTCGCGGCTCTGGTCGCCCTCGCGGGCTGTGGCGGCGTCCTCCCGGGGGGCGACGCCACGCCGAGCCGCGACGCCGACCTCGAACCGGCGGAGTCACCGTACGACACGCCGCTCGAAGACAGCGACCTGCTCGCCGACCACGAGGCCGCGCTCCGCGACGCCGAGACCGTCACCGTCGTCCGGAACACGACCATCACGGGGACCGGACCCGGTGCGGGCTTCGAGTCGCTGGCCACCGCTCGCGTGAGTCTCGCGGACGGCCGCGTCTACCTCGTCGAGCGCCCGGCACCAGTCACGCAGACGTACCGGTACGCGAACGACACCGTCTTCAGCCGGTCTGCCGGCGGAACTTCGTACTCGCGCGCCGAGAACGACACAGCGGGCAGGACCGCCGTCGAGTGGACGCGAGCCCCGCTCGAACGGTTGCTCCCGCTGGCGTCGTTCACCCACCGTGGCGTGACCGAACGCGACGGTGAACGCGTCCACGTCTACCGCGCGACCGACCCGGCGGCCGTGAACACGTCCACGGTCACGCCGGGAGATTTGACGGGCGTCGAACTGACAGACGTGAACGTAACGCTGCGCGTTCGCGAGTCGGGCGCTGTCGGCCGCCTGCGGTTCGCGTACACGGTCGAAGAGGGCGACCAACGCCGCGAAGTAGCAACTTCAGTGACGTTCTCGGACCTCGGCGAGACGGACGCCTCGCCGCCCGCCTGGGTCGCGGACCTCCGCGACCGCTTCGCCGACGACGAGTGAGACCGAACGGCGACTCCGCAGGACTCTTCCACGCGCTGCCCGAATTTCGCGTATGCGACGCAAACTCGCCGCCCTGCTCGTCGTGGGGCTGGTCGCTGTCGCCGGCTGTGCCGGCGGGAGCGGCCCGGCCGCGGACGGGAACACGACGACCGGAGACCCGATTTACGAGACATCGCTGGACGCCGACACGGTCACCGAGGCCCACATCGACGCGCTCGGCGACGCGGGCTCGTACACCATCGAGTCCGAGGGCACCCAGACGATGGCCGGACAGAACCAGACCGTCGAGACGAGCGGCGAAATCAACGGCGACATGGCTTCCGACGCGGTGTTCTCGCGGACGGAAGGCGTCCAGCAGACGGTCGAGCTGTACGCTGCCGGCGACGGCACCGCGTTCCGGACGTTCATCGCCGGCGACCGGACCCGGTACCAGAACGTCTCCGGGCAGGCCGGCAACGCGACGCAGTACGCTCGCACGACCGTGCAGTCGTTCGTCGGGCTGTTCGACTTCTCCTACGAGGGCACCGAGGACGTTGACGGCGAGACGGTCCACGTCTACGGAGCCGAGGGCGGAGCCGCGGTGAACACGTCCTCGCGGGCGTTCGGGCAGCTGAACGAGTCGAACATCGACGCGGCGACGGCGACCCTCCGCGTCCGCGACGACGGCGTGGTGACGACGGCGGGCTACAACCTCACCGTCAGTTTCCAGGGCCAGACGCAGTCCGTGAACACCACCCAGCGGTTCACTGCAATCGGCGACACGGACGTGGCCGAGCCGGACTGGCTGAGCGACGCGCAGTCGAACACCTCCGCGTAGACCGCAGCAGCGCTTTCTCGCCGCCCGGGGTCGGAAGCGTTTACCGGACGGCACTCGCATCGTCGGGTATGACGACGTTCCTCGCCGGGGGGACGGGCACGCCGAAGCTGCTCGCGGGCGCTCGCGAGGTCTTCGACCCGGCCGAGACGACAGTCGTCGGGAACACCGGCGACGACGTCGAACTCGGCGGCCTGCTCGTCTGTCCCGACGTCGACACGGTGCTGTTCGCGGGCGGCGGCGTGCTCGACCGCGAGACGTGGTGGGGCATCGAGGGCGACGAGTCGACGACACACGACTACCTCGGCGACCTCGCCGAGCGCGCCGGCGTCGACTCCGAGCCGCGCTACCTCCCGGACGACCGCCAGACGGCTGGCCGGGACATCGCGGACTGGCGGCGGTTCTCGGGTGCCAGCGAGTTCATGTTCATCGGGGACCGCGACCGCGCCGTCCACACGCTCCGCAGCAGCCTGCTCGACGAGGGGCACACGCTCACCGAGGTCACGCGCCGGCTCGCCGACGCCTACGACCTCGACGTCGACCTCGTACCGATGAGCGACGACCCGGTGGCGAGCATCATCCACACGCCCGACCGCGAGCTGCACTTCCAGGAGTTCTGGGTGGCCGAAGCGGGCGAGCCCGCCGTCGAGGACGTGGAGTTCCGGGGCGCTGACAGCGCGACCGCTGCCGAGCCCGCAGTCGACGCACTCCGGGAGGGGCCCGTGGTCGTCGGCCCCTCGAACCCCGTGACGAGCATCGGCCCGATGCTGGCCCTCGACGGCATCCGAGACGCGCTCCGCGAGACGCCGGTCGTGGCCGTCTCGCCGTTCGTCGAGGACGAGGTGTTCTCCGGCCCCGCCGCGAAGCTCATGGACGCAGTCGGGCACGACCCCTCGACGGCGGGCGTGGCCGAGGTCTACGACTTCGCTGACGCGTTCGTCCTCGACGCCGAGGACGACACCAGCCTCGACCGGCCCGTCGTGCGGACAGACACGAGTCTCGACTCCGCGGCCGACGCCGAGCGCGTCGCCGAGGCGTGCCGGGACGCCCTCGCCCGCGTGGACGAGGCGGCCGAGGGGGTGGCGTAGTGTTCGCGCCCCGACTCGCCCTCGCGAGCCTCAGCGGCGAGTCCGACGCCGAGTGGGCGAACGCGTCGGTCCAGCACGCCGGTGGCGCGTTCCTCGGCGGCATCGCCATCGACGGCCCCACGCGGGAGGCGGCCCGCGAGATGGTCGACCGCGACCGCGTGGAGTTCCTGCCCGAGGACCCCGTGGCGTGGGTCGACGACCAGCTCGCCGACCTCGACGAGGCGTTCCTGCGACCGGGTGTGAACGTCCGCACGACGACTCTCGACCCCCTTCGCGAAGTCGCCGGCGTCTGCGCCGACCACGACGCACTCGTCGAACTCAACGCCCACTGCCGGCAGGACGAGATGTGCGCGACCGGTGCCGGCGAAGCGCTCCTGCGGGACACCGACCGGCTCTGCGAGCAGGTCCGGACCGCCAGCGAGCGGGGAGCCCCG encodes:
- a CDS encoding DUF7537 family lipoprotein, which produces MRRKLAALLVVGLVAVAGCAGGSGPAADGNTTTGDPIYETSLDADTVTEAHIDALGDAGSYTIESEGTQTMAGQNQTVETSGEINGDMASDAVFSRTEGVQQTVELYAAGDGTAFRTFIAGDRTRYQNVSGQAGNATQYARTTVQSFVGLFDFSYEGTEDVDGETVHVYGAEGGAAVNTSSRAFGQLNESNIDAATATLRVRDDGVVTTAGYNLTVSFQGQTQSVNTTQRFTAIGDTDVAEPDWLSDAQSNTSA
- a CDS encoding universal stress protein — protein: MGRYERILVPTDGSDATIEAVQQAVDLAAEHGATIHALYVVNSASFAGLPMDSSWENVSAMLSEEGSTALDDVAAVAEDHGVDAERELADGNPAREIVRYAEDEDCDLVVMGTHGRGGIDRLLLGSVAEKVVRSSTVPVLTVRVDE
- a CDS encoding HD domain-containing protein; its protein translation is MTTIKDSVHDHIEVEGVAAALLDTPPVQRLRNVKQLGTVHLVYPSANHTRFEHSLGVYHLADRALGHLGIAGKRAERVRAAAILHDIGHCPFSHNVEGVVERHTGKRHDDVDDLLASGRVADVLAAHDIDPETIADLVAGEGELAQLVAGELDVDRMDYLVRDAHHTGVPYGTIDTGRLVRELTFIDGDLVLGEGNVQTAESLLLARALMNPTVYSHHVARISKSMLRRATEDFLAETDATASGLRRMDDHDLVVALRSHDGAGDIARRLSERDLYKRAVWAELGDVDEAVVGADHETVRDFERDIAADASVPESSVVVDVQGEPSMRESSTGVLVNGEVRRLHEQSTLVNALRLAQREQWRLGVYAPAEHVEAVGQAAERVLGLETEGALVSEVSTPGRYASLQDFE
- a CDS encoding amidohydrolase family protein — translated: MELSGTVLWGDDFEPVQGTLVVEDGEVVRLDEERVDSDDIVLPAFVNAHTHTGDSIAKEAGRGLSLEELVAPPDGLKHRLLREADRDDLVAAMRRSLAFMADTGTTSHLEFREGGSDGVRAIREAGEGVDVDSVVFGRGDPEVLDVADGYGASGAGDGEFGRERTAAREAGKPFAIHAGEVDESDINPALDLDPDILVHMVHAEPLHLDRVEDSGIPVAVCPRSNLVTDVGLPPVEELLERTTVALGTDNVFLNSPSMFREMAFAAKRFDVDAVDVLRMATRAGAELLDANYGTIEAGREARLVVLDGDSHNLAGYRDAVRAAVRRAGAADVKRVVSP
- a CDS encoding DUF7537 family lipoprotein, which encodes MSRTAPVLLAVAALVALAGCGGVLPGGDATPSRDADLEPAESPYDTPLEDSDLLADHEAALRDAETVTVVRNTTITGTGPGAGFESLATARVSLADGRVYLVERPAPVTQTYRYANDTVFSRSAGGTSYSRAENDTAGRTAVEWTRAPLERLLPLASFTHRGVTERDGERVHVYRATDPAAVNTSTVTPGDLTGVELTDVNVTLRVRESGAVGRLRFAYTVEEGDQRREVATSVTFSDLGETDASPPAWVADLRDRFADDE
- a CDS encoding acyl-CoA dehydrogenase family protein, translating into MDSLDYGSLDEGRDCNYWQWDPTLRRHARRLTDDADWPWVDDRLDDWGRIVGETVADNADVANANPPTLDTYDRRGERANDVTYHPAQHENDRLTYEFGVVADAFTAPDDREDAPGIAYSLTAQALLAYTDIGFACPVSMTAGAALVLDTYADHSPQPDVLRDYFDRLVARDHGDAIEGAMFLTEKQGGSDVGRNETTAVEADDGTYRLAGEKWFCSNVDAEGTLVLARREDAPEGTDGLSLFLVPHTLPDGSLNDQTYRRLKDKLGTETVPTGEVELTGATGYLVGEPENGFRQMTTMLNFERVANAAGAVGVTGRALLEAKTHAADRAAFGRALDGHPLMRRDLAEWTARYEGMVAVTLEAAHALDAAERDEGDADARALMRGLVPIAKYRTGRLAVDATSYAMEIRGGDGYVADYVTERLLRDAQVLPIWEGPSNVLALDLLRALEREGAADALLARVDENLDAARDSRLADLVSRVSSERDGLRESMAAVAGADRDRAQHDAKALADYAYDVVAASALLALAADRLAAGDAREAAVARLFVRDAFGDDRPSPERALALDHFESIAHYAELSPDALKMSRTVE
- the cofD gene encoding 2-phospho-L-lactate transferase, which codes for MTTFLAGGTGTPKLLAGAREVFDPAETTVVGNTGDDVELGGLLVCPDVDTVLFAGGGVLDRETWWGIEGDESTTHDYLGDLAERAGVDSEPRYLPDDRQTAGRDIADWRRFSGASEFMFIGDRDRAVHTLRSSLLDEGHTLTEVTRRLADAYDLDVDLVPMSDDPVASIIHTPDRELHFQEFWVAEAGEPAVEDVEFRGADSATAAEPAVDALREGPVVVGPSNPVTSIGPMLALDGIRDALRETPVVAVSPFVEDEVFSGPAAKLMDAVGHDPSTAGVAEVYDFADAFVLDAEDDTSLDRPVVRTDTSLDSAADAERVAEACRDALARVDEAAEGVA
- a CDS encoding tRNA-dihydrouridine synthase, whose protein sequence is MFAPRLALASLSGESDAEWANASVQHAGGAFLGGIAIDGPTREAAREMVDRDRVEFLPEDPVAWVDDQLADLDEAFLRPGVNVRTTTLDPLREVAGVCADHDALVELNAHCRQDEMCATGAGEALLRDTDRLCEQVRTASERGAPVSVKVRAEVDGVHLQVLAQALERAGADAIHVDAMDSRRVVRDVADATDCFVVANNGIRTREDVFEYFSYGADAVSVGRPSRDPERVRAVYAAVKEWFL